Proteins encoded within one genomic window of Glycine soja cultivar W05 chromosome 1, ASM419377v2, whole genome shotgun sequence:
- the LOC114413330 gene encoding uncharacterized protein LOC114413330 yields the protein MLDESIGCMLGQHGESGKRERVVYYLSKKFTACEMNYSLLERTCCALVWAAHHLRKYMLSYTTWLVSKMDPVKYIFGKPALTGRIARWQVLLSKFDIVYVTQKTIKGSTLVDYLAQQPINDYQPIHPEFLNEDIMTLFEEGVEDEDRDKWIVWFDGASNALGHGVGADLLTPDDQCIPFTARFGFDCMNNMAEYEACALGILVAINFKVKLLKAYIKKMIEFFYDISFHHIPREENQMADVLATLESMIQLTSHGDLPNIEFRCRRKLLHCCFIEEEQDGKLWYFDIKRYIEDKEYPREASDNDKRMLQRLAVDFFLSGDILYKRNHDMVLLQCVDVREVEQMLGEVHEGSFGTHTNGHAMAQKILRAGYYWLTMENDCCIHVRKCHKCQAFADNVIAPPVPLYILATPWPFSMWGIDVIGAIQPKASNGHHFILVAIDYFTKGLEAASYAHVTRSVVVRFIKKEIICRPKMNGVVEAANKCRYNWL from the exons ATGTTGGATGAGTCGAtagggtgtatgctggggcagcaCGGCGAGTCCGGGAAGAGGGAACGGGTCGTCTATTACTTAagcaagaagttcacggcctgtgagatgaactactctTTGCTTGAAAGAACATGTTGTGCCTTGGTGTGGGCAGCCCATCATCTAAGGAAGTACATGCTGAGCTACACCACTTGGttggtatccaagatggacccagtcAAATACATATTTGGAAAGCCCGCTCTTACCGGACGGATCGCTCGGTGGCAGGTTCTGCTATCAAAATTCGACATTGTTTATGTCACTCAAAAGACGATAAAGGGAAGCACCTTGGTAGATTACCTAGCTCAACAGCCCATCAATGATTACCAACCTATACATCCAGAGTTCCTGaatgaggacatcatgaccttgtttgaGGAGGGGGTGGAGGATGAAGATAGGGACAAATGGATAGTGTGGTTCGACGGCGCGTCCAACGCACtaggccatggagtaggggcggATTTGCTTACTCCTGATGATCAATGCATACCCTTCACAGCTAGGTTTGGCTTTGACTGCATGAACAACATGGCTGAGTATGAGGCGTGCGCCCTTGGGATCCTAGTAGCAATCAACTTCAAGGTTAAATTGCTCAAA GCCTACATCAAGAAGATGATAGAGTTCTTCTATGACATATCCTTCCACCATATTCCtagagaggaaaatcaaatggccgaTGTGCTTGCCACTCTAGAATCCATGATTCAGCTGACCTCGCATGGGGACTTGCCGAACATCGAATTTAGATGTCGCAGAAAGCTCCTGCATTGCTGCTTTATAGAAGAGGAACAAGATGGTAAATTGTGGTACTTTGATATCAAGCGATATATCGAAGACAAGGAGTACCCACGGGAGGCTTCTGACAACGACAAGAGGATGTTGCAAAGGTTGGCAGTCGATTTCTTCTTGAGTGGAGATATCTTGTACAAAAGGAACCATGATATGGTTTTGCTCCAATGTGTGGATGTCAGGGAGGTTGAGCAGATGCTAGGGGAAGTTCACGAGGGGTCCTTTGGAACACACACCAACGGACATGCCATGGCCCAGAAGATTCTAAGGGCAgggtattactggctcaccatggaaaacgATTGTTGTATCCATGTGAGAAAGTGCCACAAGTGTCAAGCATTTGCCGACAATGTCATTGCTCCGCCTGTGCCCTTGTACATCTTGGCGACACCTTGGCCATTctctatgtggggaatagatgtgattggggCTATTCagcccaaggcttcgaacggaCATCACTTCATTTTGGTTGCGATCGACTACTTCACCAAAGGGCTTGAAGCTGCTTCATATGCTCATGTGacaaggagtgtggtggtcaggttcatcaaGAAGGAGATAATCTGCCG gcccaagatgaatggggTAGTTGAGGCTGCTAATAAGTGTAGAtacaattggctttga